ATAAACATGCAAAGGGGCTCACGCAGAGGTCAGACTTAACACATTTCGAGATGTTCTTTTCACATGGTCATTAGAGGATGAACTATGTTACTTGATACTTAATGAAGTTAGACTTACGTAAGAGGTTAACATCATTACTTTGGGTTTAGGTGCAGCTTGCTAAGGATTCCCATCCATCCAAGAAATCGAATAACGGccatttttgtatttcaaattGAAACTTTCATTCatagaaaatacttttattatGATAGAAATATAATCAGGATGGCGGCGTTGTCCAAGTATTGAACAGCCGCAGTACtgggaaatatttaaatacCTCTTAAGGTTGGGTTTCTGGCATTATTCACTCCACTTTTAGCTGGTTTAGCTGGGAGGGACTAAATATTTGGTCAATAATTAAAGTTTATATTAAGCACACTAACCCCAAAAGTCTCCAATCTAAGTGCTCAAAATAAACCTGAAATTCAATTTCACAACCAACCGCTGAAGAAAGACACAAGCATCCCTTGTTGCATGCCCCGccccacctcacacacacacacacaatcacagtctctctgtgtgtgtgtgtgtgtgtgtgagagctatAAACGATGCCAGCCGCATGAAATGACTCCCGCCTCGCGGCCCCCGGGCCCTTTGCCCGTTTTCCCTCATCCGTCGCCGGCCTTTGATGCCGCGGCCCGCGacactgaaaaaacaaacagcgcGAGGGGAGCCCGGACCGGAACACAATGCAACAATGCCCACCGCCGTCCAATTGTCAGGGTGGACGATCCCAAGCGGCCGATCCTTCGGGGAGAAACAATACTGGAAACAGGAAACACCCACTTCCTATGCCGAGTTTAAAAATAGCAACCCGCTGAAAGCATTTTGGTCTTCTTGTGCCGAATAGCACACATGCCCAAATCCAGGACTGGGTGCTGGGGAGGGGACATTGTTATGGATACGGAGAATGCAGCGTGTCCGCATTGTGTGAGTTTACATTGAGTGTAACAAAGGGAGTTGGCATCCACAgcgctgtaacacacacacacacacacacacacagtggacaaGAGGCACATCACTATTATTATTTGACATTATAGTCAAATAAAGAGATATTTGACAACCTCATTTAGCCCGTAGTTtgctattttcattcattcattctgtatCTATCTATTAATACATAGAGAGACTGAGTTTCGGGACGGGAGGTTCAAACTGGTCATTCCTCTCTCCTTGAGtgaacgtttgtgtgtgtgtgtgtgtgaacgactTCTCTGCCTTTTCAGGGTGTTTCCTTCAGATACACAGGGTTTCGAGTGGGCAGGCGCCATGACAACCGGGAGACTTACAGTAGGTTGACCCTTTGAAGACGGCCTGGCGCCTGGTACGGACCTCGGCTGTAAGACTCTCCCTGGGGGAGAGTTGCCTCTGGGCATAGCAGTCTTTCTTGTGAGCCTCTTGCTGGTGCTCTGAGGCTACCTAAGAGCACTTTGAAGTGCTTTACAGTCAAAGagcgtttttgtgtgtgtgtgtgtgtgtgtgtgtgcgctcattcACCCAATGTGAGACTTTGCCTTGTGGATCCACCAGCAGAGTGAGGAAATGCATCAGCAGTGACTTCAACAATGTGAGGAAGCGGCGGCGGATCCCAGGGGACTCATGTACAGCCCTTAAGGACGACCCGTCGCACAGATTGAGGGCCtaatgactccccccccccccgcttttaTTAACCCAGCTGTGCACAAACAACTGATCTCCACTCTGACGTTTCTACTGGAACGTCTTCTGAGGGAGTCCGATTTTGGAAATGGTCAAGACGGGAATGTTGGGACCAGGTAGCGAAAATCGTCACTTTCATCCGTCCGGTCCTGGCACCGACTGTGCGGAAAAAGCAATGGCGGCTACGACCTGTAATGGGAAGTGTGAAGGGAGTTTACGCCGCCGGCTCCGGTCGCCCCAGTGCAAATCTGTTTCCGTGACCCGCGTggcttttttgtgtgaaaaatggGGAATGCCAGCCAAGTTGTGGGGAGCAGACTTTGAACTGGGCAGCTTCAGCGGGTCTCTTGTTTGCATTGTATCTGCCAAATCATCCTGGAACACGGGAAGAGGTGGTACccacaataaaaccaaattCCACCCTGAGGACAGATAAACTCCttttttactattattattatcatcatcattatatcTGTTGTCAGTTTTTCAGTCACTTCCTGCATTGCTTCTTCTTGTTTGGCCTACAACAGATACCCCGCTTATCGCCACGGGGACCGATTGGCGATATTGCAGCGTGTGCGTGCGGTACTGCAGATGCCGCAAAAGCCCTGAAAAGAAATATGGCTGCTTTCATTGCCCCCTTTGTTGAAGGTGTTTGCCTTTCATCAGCCGCTCTccgggaaaaaagaaaaaagaaaaaaacagcattaacaAGCGCGACTCCCTGGAGGATGTTAAAGAGGTTCGGCACAAAGTGATGTTCCACCTTGTGTGAACTTTTACTGGCATATAATTGATGCCtccatcccgcccccccccccccccccccccccgccccccctgtaCTGCCAGCTACGGATTTGAAAACAGccattaaatcaaaatgatttCCTTCCATTTGCCCCCTCAGGAGGCCATGGTCACGATAGCCAGTAAATCTCATTCACTTCTCCATACCTCCGTCTCTCTGTTATTGCCGAAGCGCTTTCCCTCCCCTTGAGTGATTCAGTGCCTCCGTATTGTGACAGTATTTGGATAGAGGTTGGACACAGGAGTTGGACAGAGAAGCGATACACACTTCAGAGACATTTTTCCCCTCACACAGAAATCTCGGGCCGATATtctgaaagggaaagaaaatcaAACCTTTTCTGTGCACCAGAGACCGATTTGTATTAAACGTCGTCTCTGTAGCATCGTCGCGGTAAAATTATATGAAAGACATGATTGACCTCCTCAATTGACGGTCTCAtcattaatttaaacgttaaactttattttccacaaaaaaataaatattaaaaccgGTATTTCTTCAGAAtactttaaacattaaatacaGTTTTCACATAATcaagtcatttcatttaattcagtTTGCACATATCTGTACCACTTTCAGTCCATCCAATATGCATCATAGATGCACCGGGAGTTCTTCCTCCATTATTCAGCCTTCATGAGCTAGTATGCGGtggtcctctccctccccgtgTTCCTCATGGCtaaatcaccatggttaccGACGACGATAAGTCATTTACAATCCCAGAATTCCTCTGGTTTGGCTCTCCTTCTATTTAACCTTGTCTTCCCCGGGTCCACATCCACGAACTTGAGGGACCCAGTCTTACTGGGTGAAagggggacgtggggggggggggcagacattgtgcgtgtgcatgtcaGCATCCGCGCGGCCACTATCCTCTCGGGAGCAGAGCGGGATCCAGAGACCAGTACATTCCACGGTGTGGTCGGAGCCatgggagaaagagaagggaggagaaatACGCTTGAATCTAGTTAAAGCGcggacccctcccccccccccctccctgttgcACTGTTTCTTTCCACTGCCGCCAAGGCATCGTTTGTCTGTAATCCCATCGTGGTGTCTCTCCCACTTTCTTTGCCTTGGGGAGTGTTCTCAAAATGTTTCCTTTGAAAAGGTTCCATTTATCTGGTAAATCTCTGTTTTTTCCGCCTGCCTCCGAGGCATCCAGTTCCAGTTCAATAGTTGTTCTTCCCCCCGCCCTTGTATCTTGAACACTCTGTTTGCACTCCTAGCAGTCGAGTGACAACAACACACCATCATACATAATGCTTCTGCTTAGAGTGTTCCTTATGGGCACCCTTGGTGTTTTTCCCAGGGTGCTTTGCGTGTGCCTTATAATGGACTCTTGGGCAGTGCTTCTTCATGGCCCCCATGCAGTTCACGTAACTGGGAAGCAAGTCGCTCCCAACCTCGCCGGGACCCCAGCTGACCTCGACACCCAGATCCCCGAAGCTCTCGCGAGGTCTGCCGTAGCACGGggccccctcccccggcccgggggGGTGGTGGACGAGCCCCCCCGCATCGTGAGACCCGGACGGTTCCGGCGGAGGTTCGGCAGCGGCCGCCCGTCTAGCCGGTACCTGCTGGGGCCGAGGCAGGTAGTCCTGGGGCTGCCTGCGGTAGTACTTCGCCAGCCGGTGGGAGACGgcgagctggaggagctcggCGAGGTTGAGGAGCAGCGAGATGCCGGCGATCACCTGGGTGTAGATGGTGAAGATGGTCTTCTCCGTGGGTCGGGACACGAAGCAGTCCACGGTGTGGGGACACGGGGACCACGTGCACTCGAACTTCGCCGCGATGTAGAAGCCGTCGTAGAGGAACCACAACCCCACGATGAAGCCCACCTCCAGGAGCACTTTGGACAGGATGCTGAACGCATACGCGCACAGCAACCTCCCCTTCAGTTTAGGGGGGGCGGGCGGAGACCCCTCGGCtcgcctgccccccccgccgccgccctgtTTCTCCTTGTCCCTGGTCCCGTCGTCACCGTCCCTTTCTggtgctctccctccccctctgcctccaGCACCACCTGCCCCCGCCTCCTTCTCACCTCCCGCTTTCTGCTTGTCCTTCCCGGCCATTATGGCCACATATCCAAAGTAGAAGATGGTCGGCGTGGAGACGAAGATGACCTGGAGGACAAAGTAGCGAAAGTGGGAGATGGGGAAGGCCCTGTCGTAGCACACCGCCGTGCAGCCGGGCTGCCGCGTGTTGCAGACAAAGTCGGCCTGCTCGTCGTCCCAGGCGGATTCGGCGGCGGTTCCCAGGACCAGCATGCGAAACAGGAAGAGCACGGTGAGCCAGACGCGGCCGACGCCCGTCGAGTACTCCTGGCCCTCCTCCAGCAGGTGCTCCAGGTAGGACCAGTCAGCTCTGGACATCCTCTGCTCCTATCGGGACGACGAATGAAGAGAGTGAATCTGGCTCCGACACCCTAGTTCATGTGTCCTTTTTTCCAAAACCAAGTCCTCCAGGGGTTTTAATGGGTGCAGAGCCAAAGCAAACACGTTTAATGAGTTCTGTAAGCAACAAATGGAGCCACGTTGGTCCAACCCGTTCAGTATAGTGGTGTCGTTATTTGACAGGGGAACATGTGTATCTGGCTGCCTGTTAGTTCTCATGAAGTGTTCCATGAGCTCACACCGTTGTTAAAGGTGGGCTCCAACTCCTCATCATCCGGAGGTGAAAAACAAGGCCTCCGCATTCGCTAAAATTgagttaaacaaaaacacatggcCATTTAATATGAAGGGAAATACTGTGCGCTTTCACAGTAAAACGGCAGTAAATGAGTTTAAGAGAAACAAGCCTCTTTAACATCACACAGGATTATTATGTGCAAACATTTATGAATCAATTAAAGCGTAGCTCAATTCATTCATCCTGGGACCGACTTCataacacactaacacacacacacacacacacacacaactgaatAAACATCCTGTGTGGGAGTTGAGACTCTGCTGTGACTCTTTTTGTTGAgactatttttgttttcttgttatttCTTACCCTGTGGGAAAAGAAACTGTCCTTAGAGTGAAAATACAAACTTTCGGACAGGAAGAGACCAGACAATGGCTGGTCAGGGGTTCTGGTAAGATAACTGTATAACATTGAGTATTAAAGGTACCCCACAATAAACACCTACAGCTCACCACACACGTTTGCTGTCCAGTATAAAATACGATTTAACCAAGAAATATTGGACAGTCAGGTCAAGTCACACGGCTTTTCACACAACCTTATGATTACGTTAAAAGTCATGTTGTAGTTTTTAAACCACatagaataaaacaaatgatcacACAACTTAATATTAACGACTgttattatataatttattcatctatacacacacacatatatatatatatatatatatatatatatatat
This genomic interval from Pungitius pungitius chromosome 17, fPunPun2.1, whole genome shotgun sequence contains the following:
- the gja4 gene encoding gap junction protein alpha 4; its protein translation is MSRADWSYLEHLLEEGQEYSTGVGRVWLTVLFLFRMLVLGTAAESAWDDEQADFVCNTRQPGCTAVCYDRAFPISHFRYFVLQVIFVSTPTIFYFGYVAIMAGKDKQKAGGEKEAGAGGAGGRGGGRAPERDGDDGTRDKEKQGGGGGGRRAEGSPPAPPKLKGRLLCAYAFSILSKVLLEVGFIVGLWFLYDGFYIAAKFECTWSPCPHTVDCFVSRPTEKTIFTIYTQVIAGISLLLNLAELLQLAVSHRLAKYYRRQPQDYLPRPQQVPARRAAAAEPPPEPSGSHDAGGLVHHPPGPGEGAPCYGRPRESFGDLGVEVSWGPGEVGSDLLPSYVNCMGAMKKHCPRVHYKAHAKHPGKNTKGAHKEHSKQKHYV